Genomic segment of Amphibacillus xylanus NBRC 15112:
CCCTGAGGAAAAGGTTAAAGAAAAAGTTTATGATGTGCTTCAGGTTTGTGGTCTGTATCCATTTAGAAATTGGCCGGTTGCCGCATTAAGCTTTGGACAGAAGAAGCGATTAACCGTTGCCTCAATTTTAGTGCTTGAGCCAGAGCTAATCATTTTAGATGAGCCAACTGCTGGGCAAGATCTTAAACATTATACTGAAATTATGGATTTTTTAGAGCAGTTAAATCAGCGTGGAGTGACAATTATTTTTATTACGCATGATATGCACCTAATGCTTGAATACACATCACGGGCGTTAGTTTTAGCTGATGGGAAGTTGATTGCTGATCAAAATCCAGTCGATGTCCTAACAAATGATCGTTTAATTGAACAAGCACATCTTAAACGAACTTCATTATTTGATTTAGCTGTTAAAGCAGGAATTAAACAGCCAACTCAATTTATTGACCATTTTATTTCTCACGATAGGAAGGTACGAAAAACATGGCAGTAAAAATGTTAGGTTACTTTGAACGTGATTCAGTGATTCATCGTTTGTCTGGTGTAACAAAGTTGATCATCTTCCTGCTTTGGTCAACAGCAGCCATGTTAACGTATGATACTCGGGTGTTACTTGTCTTATTTGTTTTAGGATTAGTGATTTTCAAGCTCTCAAAAGTTAAACTTAAAGAAATCAGCGTTGTACTGGTCTTAATTTTATTTTTCCTATTGTTAAATAATTTAGCGATTTATCTCTTTTCGCCACAAGAAGGCGTTCAAATCTATAATCATTCGACGGAGCTTTTTACGATTTATGGTAGGTACAACATGACAGTTGAGCAATTATTTTATCAACTTAACGTTACGTTAAAATATATTGTCGTTACACCTGCTGCTTTATTATTTATTATTACAACACAACCAAGTGAATTTGCCGCATCACTAAATAAGATTGGTGTCCATTATAAAATTAGTATCGCGGTTTCGCTAGCGTTACGATATATCCCAGATATTCAACGAGACTTCAGAACAATTAGTCAAGTTCAGCAAGCGCGTGGGGTTGATTTTTCAAAAAATGAAAAACTACTACGAAGATTAAAAAATGTAAGCTCGGTTATTATGCCGTTAATTTTTTCTAGCTTAGACCGGATTGAAACAATTAGTCAGGCAATGGAGTTACGTAGCTTTGGCAAGCATAATAAACGAACGTGGTATAGCGCTAGACCTTTAACAAAAATTGATTGGATTGTACTCGTAGCGAGTGTGATACTATTTACATTGGCAATGGTTGTAACATTTTATGATGGTTCTCGATTTTACAATCCGTTTTAATTTAAGCGGATTGGGTATACCATTGATAACTTAGAAATGCTTAACTAACTATTTCCTGGGAAATATCGACAGGAAATATGGTGTAGGAGGACAAGTGTGTGGAGAAAGTGATCTTTATTGAAACAGGGGTTGGAGTAGATACGCATGGTCAAGATATTACTAAGGCAGCTCGACGTGCTGTTCAAAATGCGATTCATTCAAACTCTATGCCTGGTCTGAAAGATTATTTACCAGGTCAGTCATTACACAATATGAGAGTAAACATTGTGCTAGGTGTTCCAGCAGATCAAGAGTTACTTGATCTTGAAGCAGTTAAAGAGGAAATTCCTTATGGTCATGTCACAGTGGAAGTGGTAAGTGGTGGATTAGCAACAACAAGTGGCATTATTCTACCAGAGCAAGATGATAAAAATGATTTAATGTATATTGTGATTGCAGCTGTTCAAGTTGGTTATTAATTAGAATTAAAGAAGCTTGCTCGTCATCATTAAGATGAGAGCAAGCTTTTTATATTGCTTATAAAACAAATGCTGAAATTAACACACCAATAATACCAACTGCAGTTATAGCATAGACTGTCTTTTCTGGCATGCGTCCATTATCTTTCATCGCTTTACCAAACATAAAGAAGACGACTGGGTGAACTAAAAACGGCATTGAGAAGATAAATGGTATTAAGTGAGCCGCTTCTGCCCCAAATAATCCGCCTTGTGTTGCTGCAAATAGTCCAAAGTGTGATAGCGATGAGGTTGTACCCATTCCTGCATAATCGAGTGGTAGCGATCCTAGTGTTAATAATAGTAGGCCACCAAAGACTGCTACAACTTGCCAGCCAAACGAAAATTGCATTAATGCTTTAACCTCTTGTGCATCATCACCATTTGATTTACGTAATGTTTTCATGGAGATAAGTGTAAGTACTAAACCAATTACAACAACTAAAACGGACGGCCACATCCATAGGCTACCTCGTTCTGAGCTTATGGCTAGAATTGAAAAGACAAATATATGACCGAAGAATGGCATGTTAACCATAATTGGTGTACGTCTTTGTGCTTCTGATCCTAGGTCCCCTGCAGTAGCAGCACCTGTCAACCCAGAGTGAGATAATGCTCCAGCCGCACTAGGCGCTAGGTTGCGAATGTGGTTTGTTTTCCCTAAGAACATCATCAGTGCAATTCCACCAAACATAAAGAGGAGTTGCCCGAAGAATCCATAAGCTAGAACCGCTGACATTCCTTCAACTGAGAATGCTTCGCCCATACGTGAGCCACCAACCATAAAGTTTCCAGCTAAAACAACAGGAATACCTGCAAATAGTAATGCTTTAATTGTTGGACCTAGTGACCAGCGGTATAATAAGGCTCCCGTTAATGAGGAAAGTACCATTGTGAAAAAGATTTGTGGTAGAGCAATAATTGGGCTAATCCATTGAGAGATCAAGCTTGATAAATATAAAACTAAAATAATGGCAATAATCTCAATAATCCCTTTTCTAATATATAAAGGTTTATTTTTAATAGTTGCTCGATTATCAATAAATATGACAGCACCAACGATTCCAATATAAGCGATCAGTGGGTATACTTCACTAAGTGCACTATTACTTTGACCAATCAATACTCTTGTTGCTCCTTCAATCCCAATTAATAAGAAGAAGGCGCGAATGATCATGACCATTTGTGTTCGCGTTGTACCTAATACTGATTCTTCATCTGATGGGATCACTAGTTCATCAATCTCTGAATCATCTTTTGAAAGTAGCTTTCGTAATGCTTGGCCTCCAACGAAGAAGGTAACAACTAAAGCGATAATTGTAGATGAAGCAATTAAATTAACCATCGGGAAGGAAGGCAATCCTGGTTCTGCTACACCGGTTTCGACTAGAATATAACCCATCGTTAGACCAAAAATTACTACAATTAAAATTGGTGAATAACGGGTTCCTGCTACCACGGTCCTCGATATGAGAACGATCGGGATAATCAGGAATAATGAAATCCAAAACTGATTTAATAAGTTCATATTAGAAAACTGTTCTATCATAAACTCCATAACATACCTCCAAAGTTATAATAATGATAACGATTTCATTGATAGAATACTTGATATTTCCTACTTTGTAAACTATAAGGATTAAATATTTTTATAATTAATTACACTACCGTTGCATAAATGTAGTTTGAATTTTCAGTAAACTACTAATTCTAATTATGACAAAAAAACTTAGTAACCAACTAAAAGTGGCTCTGTCCATTTGGTAAAAATATATGAAGGTTTCCATAAAGCAGCCTTAAGCCAACGGCTTATTCGTAGTAAAGGCTTATCACTATTTGCTTTTAATCTGACAAGAACATGAAGACAGTATGTTATCAACGCTAAATAGATTTGATTTTGTAATGCCGTTTCAGTCATACCGTAAAAATGTTTGATTTCTACATGCTGTTTTAACCATTTAAAGAATAGTTCAATCGCCCAACGCGAACGATAAATATAACTAATTTCATCGGCTGATAGGTCAAAACGGTTCGTAATGAGTCTTAACTGGTTTCCTTTTGTATCTTCGACTTCAATTAGTCGAAAATAATGTTCAGCTCGATTTTGATATGTTCCAATTAGGACCATCTTATCGCTAATAACTGTTGAATTTCCTGGTAACTTAAATGAATATACGTCTCTAGTTACTGCATTTTTCTTCAACCTTGAGACGAAGAAATAGCCATCATCAGTCATTCGATCAAATTGTTCATAATCGACATAGCCACGATCAAATACATACATGGCTTCCTTGTCATCTACGAGTACCTCAAGTTGATTTCGATCGTGCTCATCAGCTGTTGTCATAATCGCTTTATCTGGGTAGACATTGTCTTTACCCATAAACACAAGTCGTAAGTGAAGCTTAACGCCTGCTTTTGTTTTACGAAACGTTGCCCATTTATAATTAGTAAGATTAAGCGGCAACGTTGTTGAGTCTATAATTTTCAACGGTATCAAGTTTTTTGATTGATTATGGTGTGTATGGATTTGACTCACTAAATCCAAAAAGATGGTAGATAAAACGGTTGGATCTAATTCGTTATTCTTACGTGATAATTGCGAAGCACTAATCGAATCAAAGCCAACGGCTTTTTGAAAATCTTCATCCAATAAAGCGTCGCTAATCGCATGTAAACTTTCTGTTTCATGTAATTGTGCAAAGAGCATAATCTTTAGAAATGATTCTGTCGTTAGTTTCTTTGTGTAGTAATCTTGTTTTAGAATATCCACTTGTTTAGAAAGTTTTTTCATGTTTATAGGGGATATCCATTTACCAAATGAAGTTTTTAGTGTATTCTTGTCCATAGAATTGTTCCTTTGTAGTGTATTGGACAGGAAACCACCATCTAAATACATTATAAAGGATTTTTTCTTGGGTAAAAACGATATTGCTGAAAATTCATAATAATGTTAATTTTCAGTAATAATTAATGCAACGCTAGTGAATTAAGATCAATTATAAATTAAACAAAAGAAAGCGCAATCATTTCTATCAACCTATTCTGACTGATTGAGATGTTTTTGTCGATATTCCTTCGGCGTCATACCAATTAATTTTCTAAAGTTCCGATTGAACGTTCGTGCATTTTGGAATCCCGATTTATCAGAGATCTCAGTAATTGAGTAGCTTGAGTTCTTGAGTAAAAAACATGCGTGGTTGACACGTGAATAGTTTAATAGACCAGGGAACGTACTATTTAAATGTTCCGAGATTAATTTAGACACGTAGACACTACTATAGCCTAAAGCCTCACTTAATTGATCTAGCCTTAAATTATCATGGAAGTTATTTTCAATATAAATTAGTAGTTGTGCTAATAACCCTTGATTATTTTTCACATGGACAAGCTTTGTCTTTTGTTCAAATTGATACAAAATATAATAAAGTGCTGACTTTCGATAATAATACGAATCAGTGTTAAATAGAGGCTCATGTAGTTGTTCAATTTGTTCATCTGATAAAGATATAATTGGGTGATCAAATGCCTTGTATTCAGTCTTTGAATAAAAATCTTCTGTATACTCAGGTGAAAATATTAAAATGTCTAATCTAGATTGAATAGGCGTTTCAATAAAATGTGTCTGAAATGGCAAAATTAACGCAACATCACCTTTAGTCAACGAATACGATGTTTGGTTAATATTTAAGACACTATGACCTTGCTTACATATAATCAACTCAAAGCTTCGGTGTACATGTTCTGGATAGGTTAATGACTCTGGATGGAACTGAAAGACAGCTAAATCCTCGCCATAATGATCATGTTGGAATTCTATCATCATATACAACCCCTTATACTTTTTGTCTATTACTATATAGATTATGTCTTGTCTTTGCAAGCCTTTACACACTACAATATCAGTATGAGATATGTTATTTGTTAGATTACTATTTTATATTTTACTAGTCATACAGATAACCTACCTCCAATTGAAGCAGTTGTTCAAGTTTACGTTAAACTCATATTTAAATAAATATCGTAACACATTCAACCGAACAACTATCCGGTATTAAATGCTTAAATCTATTTAATCACCTTAATTTTAATTATTTATTTTAAAAGGAGAAGATACTAACATGAATAAATTCACAAACCCTGTTATTGAAGGATTTGCACCAGACCCATCTGTATGTGCAGTAGGGGATGATTATTATTTAGTAACATCCACATTTGCCTATTTCCCTGGTGTTCCTGTTTATCACAGTAAAGACCTTGTTAACTGGAAGCAAATCGGTAACGCCTTGCATCGAGAAGAGCAATTAAAACTATTAAACGCAGAGCATTCTGCTGGTATATTTGCTCCTTGTATTCGTTATCATGAAGGAACATTTTATATGATTACTACTAACGTATCTCATGGTGGTAACTTCTTAGTTACAGCAACCGACCCGGCTGGTCCTTGGTCAGATCCATACTTTATTGACAATGCACCTGGAATTGATCCTAGCCTATTCTTTGATGATGACGGAAAGTGCTACTATGTCGGAACTCGCCCGAATCCAGAAGGGGTAAAATACAATGGGGATTGGGAAGTATGGTTACAGGAATTTGATCTTGAAACAATGCAACTAACTGGTGTAAGTACGAAGCTTTGGAAAGGTGCTTTACACACAGCGATTTGGCCAGAGGCGCCTCACATCTATAAAAAAGATGGTTACTATTATTTATTAATTGCAGAGGGTGGTACAGGATTTAACCACGCTTGTACGGTTGCTCGTAGTGAAAGAGTTGACGGTCCATATATCGGAAATAAAAACAACCCAATCTTAACACACCGTCACCTAGGTAAAGATTTCCCTGTTCACAATGTTGGACACGGTGACTTTGTTGAAACACCTGATGGAAAATGGTATATTACATTATTAGCTAGCCGAATTTTCGATGGATACAGTAACCTAGGTAGAGAAACATTCTTGGCTGAGGTTGTATGGGAAGATGGTTGGCCAGTTGTTAACCCAGGTGTTGGACGTCTGCTTGAAGTACAAGAGCATAAGCTACCATTAGTACCTGTTGAGCAAACTGAAAAACATACATTTGAAACGATTAAACCAGAATTTATGTTTTTACGTAATCCAGATATGAGTAATTTCGATAATAAAGTAAGAGAAGGATGGTTACGTCTACATCCAACTACTACAACAATTAAAGACTTAGCTTCACCTACATTCTTAAGTGTTCGTCAACAATCAATGTGGTATAAACTATCTACACATGTTGAGCTAGCACTCGCTCCAGGTGGAGAAGCAGGTCTAGTCATTTTACAAAATGATAAGTACTCAATCCGCCTTGTAGCTGTTGAAGAGGAAAATCAAACAGTTGTTAAAATGGTTACAATGATTGACAGTGAAGAAACAGTAGTAGGATCAGAAGTGATTACTGAGAAAGACATCGTTCTAGAAATTCACGGCACAGGACAAAGAGTTAAAGGTATTTGCCGAGTAGGAGATCAAGAACTGGTTATTGCTGAAGATGTTGATGCTCACTATTTAAGTACTGAAGTTGCTGGTGGATTCGTTGGTTGTACATTAGGAATCTACACAACGTCAACTGCTAAAGAACCTGGATATGCTGACTTTGAATGGTTAGAAAATAAAAAAACAAATAAATAATGAGATAGGGCTGAGCTTTGGCTCAGCCTTTTAATCAGTTATTTTCAAGAGGAGGATTTAAATGTCTGAAATAGTTAAAGCGATTAATCCAATTGTCCCACTAGATTATCCCGATCCTGATGTCATTAGGGTTGATGATACGTACTATATGGTCACAACGACAATGCATTTTATGCCAGGTTGTGAAATTCTACGTTCATATGACTTAGTTAACTGGGAGCATGCCGCTTTCGTTTATGATAAGTTAGACAGTACACCTGCTCAAAGACTTGAAAATGGTCAAAACATCTATGGTAAAGGAATGTGGGCAGCAAGCATTCGTCACCATAAAGGAAAGTTTTACGTTATATTTGCTGCAAACGATACACGCAAAACATACCTATTTACAGCAGAACAAGTAGAAGGCCCATGGGAAAAAAGCGAGATCGAAGGCTTCTATCATGATTCTTCTTTACTTTTTGATGATGATGATCGTGTCTATCTTGTATATGGTAATAGAGATGTCCAACTAATCGAACTTGAAAGTGACTTATCTAAACCAAAAGAAGGTGGAATTAACAGGACAATCGTATCTGACCGTGACAACCCTAATTTAGGTTATGAAGGTGCTCACTTCTATAAAATTAACCAGAAGTATTATGTGTTCTTAATCCGTTCATTGCCGGATCGATGGATGCGAGTAGAAGGCTGTTTTGTTGCTGATTCAATAGATGGTGAATTTAAAGGTGGAGACATTTTCATAGATGATCGTAATTACTGCGGTCAAGGGGTGGCTCAAGGAGGCATTGTTGATACACCTGATGGAGATTGGTATGCAATTCTATTCCAAGATCATGGAGCAGTTGGACGTATTCCAATTTTACTACCGATTAAATGGGAAAATGACTTCCCAGTATTCGGTGCTGAAGGAAAGGTACCAACTGATTTTACAACAAAAAGCACAAGACCTAATTATTCATATCAACCATTAGTTAACTCTGATGATTTTAAGCAACGTTACGATAATACTTATGGATTAGCGCCAATATGGCAATTTAATCATGAACCAATTGAAAGTGATTTTTCAATTAATGAGGATAAAGGTTATTTTGAATTAAGAACAAGTAAAGTGACAAATAATATACTAGATGCAACAAATACATTAACAACTAGAATGCTCTTCCCTCACTGTGCCGCTGAAGTTACTGTTGATGCAAGCCAAATTAAAGATGGCGATGTGACAGGATTTAGCGCATTTCAAGGAGCGTATGGATTTGTTGGCATCACAAAGCAAGATTCAAAATACTATTTAATTATGCGAACTAAGCCACTAGATAACTTAGAGATGCAATCATTTGACCCGAATGAAACACCTGAAAAAGAGTGGGAGCGAATTGAAATTGATCATCCTACGATGACATTTAGAATTGAAGCGGACTTTTGGCAGATGAAAGACGAAGTAAAATTCCTTTATCAAAAAGACGATCAATTTATTCAGATAGGCCCTAATCATCAAACGGCTTTTAGACTAGATCACTTTACCGGATGTAGATTTGGTTTATTCTACTATTCAACAGAGCAATCTGGCGGCACTGTTCAATTCAGTCAGTTTAAATATATAAAGTAATATAATTAAACATAGTTAAATAAAAGCAAAGCATAGATACACTTTGGATTAATATTGACCAGAGATCATATCTATGCTTTTTCCTATTTTCACCTAGAATTTCCCCTGTTAAATAACTAACTTATGACATGTGGTATTTTAATTTGAAAGCGCTATCATTTAAGGTGAGGACAACGGAATCAAAACGAAGTGGAGGTCTATATATATTAAGCTGATTTCGTGATCCAAATTATATTTTTGGGGGTATAAAGGTGAAAAAGCGGATATTGGCAATTTTATTAGTACTTATTTTTGCACTTGTAGCTTGTGGAGATAAAGATACTGCTTCTCCAAATGACGTTGAGGGTGACGACACCGACAATACTGAAGAGACGACTGATGAGGTTGAAGAAGAAGAGCCCACAGTTGACTATGAACAAACACCAGAAATGGATTTTGACCTAGGTGGCAGAACACTCAAGCTTGTATCATGGTACGATGAGCAAGTAGGTGAAGGTAGCCCAGACAGTATTGCTATTTCTGAGAATATGGAAGCACTAAAAGAAAAGCATAACTTCGATATTGAATACGTTGTAGTTGATTACGGTGAGTATCAAGAGAGAGTTACTGCATCATTAATTGCTGGTGAACCTTTAGGTGATATTATTAGACTTCCGAGACCATGGATGATTCCTACACTAACTAGACAAGGATTATTCCATCCAGTAGATGAGTACGTTATTAATGAAAACTCATTTGTTCTTCAATACACTGAACAACATTCTGAGTTTGACGGTAGAGGTTATGGATTCCGTGTCGGTATCGCAGGAGCTGCTGGTGGTGTATTCTATAACCGAACACTTATGAATGAGTTAAACTTAGATCCATTACAGGCTTATGTTGATAATGGTGAGTGGAATTGGGAAACGTTTAAAGCAGTTGCTGAATCAGCAAATCAAGACACTAACAATGATGGTACTATCGACACGTGGGGACTTGCAACATCAAGCATTCTCGTCCAAGCACTTGCAGCTAACGAAGCAGCAATTGTACGTAACGGAAAACAAAACTTAGAAGATCCAGCTACTATTGAAGTTATGGAGTTTATTTCTGAGCTTGGTGATGGTATTGCTCGTCCAACTGAAGGTGGAGACTGGACTGAACCTAAACAGTTCTTCTTACAAGGTAATACTCTAATGTATGTAGGTCAGGACTATGAGATGGCTGACTTTATTGATGGACTACCAGACCATGATATTGGATTCCTTCCTTTCCCTATGGGGCCAAGTGCATCAAGTTACCAAACACATATTACAATTCCTAACTACTACACAATTCCAAGTGCTGTAGAGGATCCAGATAAGATTGTTTATCTGTGGGAGAAGATGTATGACATTGAATCAATTTATGACTATCCAGAACAAGCTAACTTCGAAACACACTTCAATAATGAAGATGATATTAACAACGCTAGATTAGCTGTTCAAAGTTTCCAAGTTATTGAGCAAATTGACTATTACCCATCAATGCCTTATTACGAATTTAGTGGTGAGTTAAGTGATGGCGTTAATATTTCAACACTCATTGAATCATATGGTCCTTCATTCCAAGCAGCCATTGACGAGGTTTGGGGAGAATAATAAATAATTCAAAAGCTAATCATAAAGCAGTATCCTATGTTTAAGTAGGATACTGCTTAAATTTTTTTATCCACTTTCTTATCCACAGAACTCATTATATTGCTTTATCCACTGATACTACACAGGTTAACCACAACTTTTCCACACTTTGTTGAAAATTTATTTTTTTCAGTTAGACATTTTGTGTGGGAATACCCGTTCTGTACTATATATTGAAAGTTACACACAACGTTATGCACAGTCTGTGGATAACGTTTGGTTTATCCCCAAAACCTACCCTGTCTAGCTCCTTTTAGCCTTATATCCAACTGATTAGACTTGTATTTAATACATTTTAATCCCTGTGGACATCATATATATAAATATTTTTTAACAAATTAAAAGTGTTAGCATAACACTAACACTTTTAATTAGGAACTATATATGGTATTTAAATTTTACTGTTTTGTTAATTCAACTATGACCTGTTCTGCTTGACCCATTCGGTAAAAGTCGACCACCATCGTATCACCCGGTTGTTTCTTTTGATATAAAAACTTCCTTAGATCAACGATCGTATGGACGGGTTCCCCGTCTAATTCAACAATGACGTCATAAGGTTGTAATCCTGCATAGTCTGCGGGAGTAAAGGGTTCAACTGATTGAATGTAAATACCACCCATCACGTGATCAGGTAATTGTAAGCTTCTTTTCCACTCTGTTTTAGGAACGTCAATTAGTGAATATGCCTCAACACCTAAAAATGCGCGTGTCACTTGCCCTGTTTGCTCTAATTCTTGAATAACAGGTAGGGCTTCATTAATGGGTATCGCAAAGCCAATTCCTTCAACCGCTTCCTGATTAATTTTCATTGAATTAATTCCGATTAACTGTCCTTGCATGTTAATCAGCGCACCACCACTGTTACCTGGGTTGATAGCAGCATCCGTTTGAATAAC
This window contains:
- a CDS encoding IS4 family transposase — translated: MDKNTLKTSFGKWISPINMKKLSKQVDILKQDYYTKKLTTESFLKIMLFAQLHETESLHAISDALLDEDFQKAVGFDSISASQLSRKNNELDPTVLSTIFLDLVSQIHTHHNQSKNLIPLKIIDSTTLPLNLTNYKWATFRKTKAGVKLHLRLVFMGKDNVYPDKAIMTTADEHDRNQLEVLVDDKEAMYVFDRGYVDYEQFDRMTDDGYFFVSRLKKNAVTRDVYSFKLPGNSTVISDKMVLIGTYQNRAEHYFRLIEVEDTKGNQLRLITNRFDLSADEISYIYRSRWAIELFFKWLKQHVEIKHFYGMTETALQNQIYLALITYCLHVLVRLKANSDKPLLRISRWLKAALWKPSYIFTKWTEPLLVGY
- a CDS encoding ABC transporter substrate-binding protein, giving the protein MKKRILAILLVLIFALVACGDKDTASPNDVEGDDTDNTEETTDEVEEEEPTVDYEQTPEMDFDLGGRTLKLVSWYDEQVGEGSPDSIAISENMEALKEKHNFDIEYVVVDYGEYQERVTASLIAGEPLGDIIRLPRPWMIPTLTRQGLFHPVDEYVINENSFVLQYTEQHSEFDGRGYGFRVGIAGAAGGVFYNRTLMNELNLDPLQAYVDNGEWNWETFKAVAESANQDTNNDGTIDTWGLATSSILVQALAANEAAIVRNGKQNLEDPATIEVMEFISELGDGIARPTEGGDWTEPKQFFLQGNTLMYVGQDYEMADFIDGLPDHDIGFLPFPMGPSASSYQTHITIPNYYTIPSAVEDPDKIVYLWEKMYDIESIYDYPEQANFETHFNNEDDINNARLAVQSFQVIEQIDYYPSMPYYEFSGELSDGVNISTLIESYGPSFQAAIDEVWGE
- a CDS encoding energy-coupling factor transporter transmembrane component T family protein; its protein translation is MAVKMLGYFERDSVIHRLSGVTKLIIFLLWSTAAMLTYDTRVLLVLFVLGLVIFKLSKVKLKEISVVLVLILFFLLLNNLAIYLFSPQEGVQIYNHSTELFTIYGRYNMTVEQLFYQLNVTLKYIVVTPAALLFIITTQPSEFAASLNKIGVHYKISIAVSLALRYIPDIQRDFRTISQVQQARGVDFSKNEKLLRRLKNVSSVIMPLIFSSLDRIETISQAMELRSFGKHNKRTWYSARPLTKIDWIVLVASVILFTLAMVVTFYDGSRFYNPF
- a CDS encoding Lin0512 family protein, translated to MEKVIFIETGVGVDTHGQDITKAARRAVQNAIHSNSMPGLKDYLPGQSLHNMRVNIVLGVPADQELLDLEAVKEEIPYGHVTVEVVSGGLATTSGIILPEQDDKNDLMYIVIAAVQVGY
- a CDS encoding helix-turn-helix transcriptional regulator produces the protein MIEFQHDHYGEDLAVFQFHPESLTYPEHVHRSFELIICKQGHSVLNINQTSYSLTKGDVALILPFQTHFIETPIQSRLDILIFSPEYTEDFYSKTEYKAFDHPIISLSDEQIEQLHEPLFNTDSYYYRKSALYYILYQFEQKTKLVHVKNNQGLLAQLLIYIENNFHDNLRLDQLSEALGYSSVYVSKLISEHLNSTFPGLLNYSRVNHACFLLKNSSYSITEISDKSGFQNARTFNRNFRKLIGMTPKEYRQKHLNQSE
- a CDS encoding glycoside hydrolase family 43 protein, giving the protein MSEIVKAINPIVPLDYPDPDVIRVDDTYYMVTTTMHFMPGCEILRSYDLVNWEHAAFVYDKLDSTPAQRLENGQNIYGKGMWAASIRHHKGKFYVIFAANDTRKTYLFTAEQVEGPWEKSEIEGFYHDSSLLFDDDDRVYLVYGNRDVQLIELESDLSKPKEGGINRTIVSDRDNPNLGYEGAHFYKINQKYYVFLIRSLPDRWMRVEGCFVADSIDGEFKGGDIFIDDRNYCGQGVAQGGIVDTPDGDWYAILFQDHGAVGRIPILLPIKWENDFPVFGAEGKVPTDFTTKSTRPNYSYQPLVNSDDFKQRYDNTYGLAPIWQFNHEPIESDFSINEDKGYFELRTSKVTNNILDATNTLTTRMLFPHCAAEVTVDASQIKDGDVTGFSAFQGAYGFVGITKQDSKYYLIMRTKPLDNLEMQSFDPNETPEKEWERIEIDHPTMTFRIEADFWQMKDEVKFLYQKDDQFIQIGPNHQTAFRLDHFTGCRFGLFYYSTEQSGGTVQFSQFKYIK
- a CDS encoding glycoside hydrolase family 43 protein, translating into MNKFTNPVIEGFAPDPSVCAVGDDYYLVTSTFAYFPGVPVYHSKDLVNWKQIGNALHREEQLKLLNAEHSAGIFAPCIRYHEGTFYMITTNVSHGGNFLVTATDPAGPWSDPYFIDNAPGIDPSLFFDDDGKCYYVGTRPNPEGVKYNGDWEVWLQEFDLETMQLTGVSTKLWKGALHTAIWPEAPHIYKKDGYYYLLIAEGGTGFNHACTVARSERVDGPYIGNKNNPILTHRHLGKDFPVHNVGHGDFVETPDGKWYITLLASRIFDGYSNLGRETFLAEVVWEDGWPVVNPGVGRLLEVQEHKLPLVPVEQTEKHTFETIKPEFMFLRNPDMSNFDNKVREGWLRLHPTTTTIKDLASPTFLSVRQQSMWYKLSTHVELALAPGGEAGLVILQNDKYSIRLVAVEEENQTVVKMVTMIDSEETVVGSEVITEKDIVLEIHGTGQRVKGICRVGDQELVIAEDVDAHYLSTEVAGGFVGCTLGIYTTSTAKEPGYADFEWLENKKTNK